In one window of Leptospira sp. GIMC2001 DNA:
- a CDS encoding aldose epimerase family protein yields the protein MEKLEAGNSTFVLDPNRGCQWLELSLCPPGKNESISIIKGFNSLENFFGSGCFLMFPWVNRMWPNQFWYKNDSPISTSTHPKEQPERDLEKNEILEEDSRWVFDEKGYPLHGLVHSESWKKTEIHGQYVLDCSQLLISNPTNPNENRVKQFYKKLCNILLFQTFTLSSSKLVVELKIKNNGKESFDFGMGWHPYIKLPFGRVDEWEINFLENLQEISLDENLLPNFKNLKYEKFENDDKDLSRNFSSKNNELYMETFTSSSHSSNSFLSKHFKRHNQLGAVKLDNLYQFNSKSRIQIAHPSVTFALEIESNSQHPFEPMKYWQIYTPDDRQSLAIEPMSAPGNFENIQEILTNRIDSQEEKKFQFSISLRMKNAL from the coding sequence ATGGAAAAATTGGAAGCAGGCAATTCAACTTTTGTTTTGGATCCTAATCGAGGCTGCCAATGGCTAGAATTAAGTCTATGTCCACCAGGCAAGAATGAATCAATTTCTATAATCAAGGGATTCAATTCTTTGGAGAATTTTTTTGGATCTGGTTGCTTCTTGATGTTTCCCTGGGTAAATCGAATGTGGCCAAATCAATTTTGGTATAAAAATGATTCTCCAATATCCACATCAACGCATCCTAAAGAACAACCGGAAAGAGATCTTGAGAAAAATGAGATTTTGGAAGAAGACTCTAGATGGGTGTTTGATGAAAAAGGTTATCCTCTACACGGGCTCGTACATTCTGAATCTTGGAAGAAGACGGAGATTCACGGACAATATGTACTCGATTGCTCTCAGCTTTTGATTTCGAATCCAACCAATCCAAATGAGAATCGGGTAAAACAATTTTATAAAAAATTATGCAATATTCTTTTGTTCCAGACATTTACATTGAGCAGTTCCAAACTTGTTGTTGAGTTAAAAATAAAAAATAACGGAAAGGAGTCATTCGACTTCGGAATGGGTTGGCATCCATATATAAAATTGCCGTTTGGTAGAGTCGATGAATGGGAAATTAATTTCTTAGAAAATTTACAAGAAATTTCCTTGGATGAAAACCTTTTGCCCAATTTTAAAAATTTGAAATATGAAAAATTTGAGAATGATGACAAGGATCTATCAAGAAATTTCAGTTCAAAAAATAATGAATTGTATATGGAGACCTTTACATCTAGTTCGCATTCATCTAATTCTTTTCTATCGAAACATTTCAAACGTCACAACCAATTAGGTGCTGTAAAACTGGACAATCTGTATCAATTTAATAGCAAATCTAGGATACAAATTGCACATCCAAGCGTAACATTTGCACTCGAAATTGAAAGCAATTCTCAACATCCTTTTGAGCCAATGAAATATTGGCAAATCTACACTCCCGATGATAGACAAAGCTTAGCTATTGAGCCTATGTCTGCTCCTGGAAATTTTGAAAATATCCAGGAAATACTAACAAATAGAATAGATTCTCAAGAAGAAAAAAAATTTCAATTTTCTATAAGTCTTCGCATGAAAAATGCACTTTAA
- the sppA gene encoding signal peptide peptidase SppA, giving the protein MTYSKILTFLILFTVSFLTQNCFFSLLPSGMGYKAQMEEKIISGEGKDKIAMITIDGVISDDTKENFFGFESESPVSIIAENLKMIEKDKMVKGVILKINSPGGTVTASDIIYSEIERFKKKTNLPIMTVFMDVGASGAYYIAMSSDIIAVHPTTVTGSIGVIMSGFNFKEGLDKIGVKEQSITSGKNKALASPFQEINPEHKAILQGIVNNLYDRFYSIVKKGRPNLKDDQLRPLCDGRVFTGEQALKLGLVDQVGYFDEFLPTLMNHPKYKASVGSSDPFIVTYSRGRDKVENIYQARTEIPKDSLIEKFLPTFRSARFYYLWSL; this is encoded by the coding sequence ATGACCTATTCCAAAATTCTTACTTTTCTGATTCTTTTCACCGTCTCCTTTCTTACTCAGAATTGTTTTTTTAGCCTTTTGCCCAGTGGTATGGGATACAAAGCACAGATGGAAGAAAAGATTATTTCTGGTGAAGGCAAAGATAAGATAGCCATGATCACCATTGATGGGGTCATTTCAGACGATACGAAAGAGAACTTTTTCGGTTTTGAATCAGAATCTCCCGTTTCTATTATCGCAGAAAATTTGAAGATGATCGAAAAGGACAAAATGGTCAAAGGAGTAATCCTCAAGATCAATTCTCCAGGTGGAACGGTCACCGCATCCGATATAATTTATTCAGAGATAGAAAGATTTAAGAAGAAAACAAATCTTCCGATCATGACAGTTTTTATGGATGTTGGAGCAAGTGGAGCCTACTATATTGCAATGAGTTCAGATATCATAGCGGTCCATCCAACTACTGTTACAGGATCCATTGGAGTAATCATGAGTGGATTCAACTTCAAAGAAGGATTGGATAAAATCGGCGTTAAAGAACAGTCGATAACATCAGGTAAGAACAAAGCTCTTGCTTCTCCTTTTCAAGAAATCAATCCCGAACATAAAGCAATTCTTCAAGGAATTGTGAACAATTTGTACGATAGATTTTACTCCATAGTTAAGAAAGGAAGACCCAATCTTAAGGATGATCAATTGAGACCACTATGCGATGGAAGGGTTTTTACAGGTGAGCAAGCGTTAAAATTAGGATTGGTTGACCAAGTCGGCTACTTCGATGAATTCCTTCCAACTCTCATGAATCATCCAAAATACAAAGCTTCTGTCGGATCCAGTGACCCATTTATCGTTACTTATTCTAGAGGAAGAGACAAAGTAGAAAATATCTATCAAGCGAGAACAGAAATTCCAAAAGATAGCTTAATTGAGAAATTCTTACCTACTTTTCGTTCGGCTAGATTTTACTATCTATGGAGTTTATAA
- a CDS encoding MBOAT family O-acyltransferase, with product MLFNSLPYFFLFSITYLVYWNVNQRAKRITLIIASIAFYGFFSIPFLFHFIGIVVINYLFSNQLWKMKEQGRDTAGLLRWVVALNVINLGVFKYFYFVTDSIYFFTGAQGVQEVAKSWDIFLPLAISFYSFQLIALQVDIHRNLNKEKISFPDYFIFILFFPQLIAGPIMRTDNFLPQLNNPTIDADRMKKGLFLIISGLFKKVVIAETVSSIINPLYLNPSAYDPYSLALGLFGFACQIYCDFSGYTDIARGSANLLGYEIPENFRAPFFSTSMKDLFRRWHVTLSTWLRDYIYIPLGGGKTSLAKSNLNLVITNVLGGLWHGANIGFVLWGLYLGLFISLETWLEKLMGNRKIPDWKIVKVLQVLYAFTLFSFSAIFFRCASRGSESLATTWEYATSLFRLPGNTMTLDRVDEIWTFMVLAFIFNAFQYSDYIYNKLKPLQNYLLPICGVIMLLLLGVFGDSGNDFIYFQF from the coding sequence TTGTTATTTAATTCTCTTCCTTACTTTTTTCTATTCTCCATCACTTACTTGGTTTACTGGAATGTAAACCAACGAGCTAAGAGAATTACTTTAATAATTGCATCTATTGCGTTCTATGGTTTCTTCAGTATTCCTTTTTTATTCCATTTTATCGGAATAGTTGTAATCAATTATTTATTTTCCAATCAATTATGGAAAATGAAAGAACAAGGCAGAGATACGGCAGGGTTACTACGCTGGGTCGTTGCATTAAACGTCATAAATTTAGGGGTTTTCAAATACTTCTATTTCGTGACGGACTCCATTTACTTTTTTACGGGAGCGCAAGGAGTTCAAGAAGTTGCAAAATCTTGGGATATTTTTCTTCCCCTTGCAATCAGCTTCTATAGTTTTCAATTGATTGCATTACAAGTTGATATTCACAGAAATCTAAATAAAGAAAAAATTTCTTTTCCAGATTATTTCATTTTTATTCTGTTCTTTCCACAACTGATTGCTGGACCAATCATGCGTACGGATAACTTTCTACCACAACTGAATAACCCGACCATAGATGCAGATCGGATGAAAAAAGGTTTGTTTCTCATAATCAGCGGACTCTTCAAAAAAGTTGTAATCGCAGAAACTGTATCATCGATCATCAATCCCTTATATCTCAATCCTTCCGCATACGATCCATATTCTCTTGCATTAGGTTTGTTTGGCTTTGCTTGTCAAATTTACTGCGATTTCAGTGGTTATACAGATATCGCTCGTGGCTCTGCCAATCTATTGGGATATGAGATTCCAGAAAATTTTCGTGCTCCATTCTTTTCTACATCCATGAAAGATTTGTTTAGAAGATGGCATGTTACGCTATCAACTTGGCTCAGAGATTACATCTACATCCCATTAGGTGGAGGCAAAACAAGTCTTGCAAAATCAAATCTCAATTTGGTAATAACCAATGTCTTAGGTGGACTTTGGCATGGTGCCAATATTGGGTTCGTTCTCTGGGGACTTTACTTAGGTCTATTCATTTCTCTGGAGACTTGGTTAGAAAAATTAATGGGCAATAGAAAAATCCCAGACTGGAAGATTGTAAAAGTTCTACAGGTTCTCTATGCGTTCACCCTGTTTTCCTTTTCTGCAATATTCTTTAGATGCGCATCCCGAGGATCAGAAAGTCTTGCAACAACTTGGGAATATGCAACGAGCTTATTTAGATTGCCTGGCAATACAATGACACTGGATCGAGTTGATGAGATATGGACTTTTATGGTTCTTGCTTTCATCTTCAATGCTTTCCAATATTCTGATTATATCTACAACAAACTCAAGCCCTTGCAAAATTACCTCTTACCCATATGCGGAGTGATTATGCTATTGCTATTAGGAGTTTTTGGGGATTCAGGAAATGATTTTATCTATTTTCAATTCTAA
- a CDS encoding tetratricopeptide repeat protein, producing MNKILKTINYCLLIGFLSFGLNANESDIDEVEDEVNSLMVSFDKESLVEISNRLIRMASNEEEGGDYYNAVKHYRQTLVLRERLGLANSKGYANLLLLTSNTEHNFGASCDAKDHVEKALGLYKKLHFDKEATMASEELREYSAACMVQTTQG from the coding sequence ATGAACAAAATACTAAAAACTATCAATTATTGCTTACTGATTGGATTTTTATCTTTTGGTTTGAATGCCAATGAATCTGACATTGATGAAGTGGAAGATGAAGTGAATTCACTTATGGTGTCTTTTGACAAAGAAAGTCTTGTTGAAATATCCAATCGCCTGATCCGTATGGCATCCAATGAAGAAGAAGGTGGTGACTATTACAATGCGGTCAAGCACTACAGACAGACTCTCGTTCTAAGAGAGAGATTGGGTCTTGCTAATAGCAAAGGTTATGCAAATCTACTATTACTCACATCGAATACAGAACATAATTTTGGAGCATCTTGTGATGCGAAAGATCATGTTGAAAAAGCTCTAGGTCTATATAAAAAATTGCATTTTGACAAGGAAGCAACTATGGCATCTGAAGAATTGAGAGAATACAGTGCAGCATGTATGGTTCAAACTACACAAGGATAA
- a CDS encoding penicillin-binding protein 1A, translating to MEIEDKKKLSITLWIFFTMAILGGLFFGYIVSEVSEGKELARLATYQPTTPTKLYDVNGILFSELYRHRQELLKFDDIPPHVVNAFLSVEDDNFYNHFGIDFKAILRAAIVNTVNLRIVQGGSTLTQQLAKTVLQNRKKTFARKFIEALLTLQIEQEYSKEEILEIYFNLIYLGHGTTGLSSASSVYFQKDVRDLTIAEAAILARLPKAPVKYSPFKNPSIAKGSHKEILKIMAKHGHIPEETVDKIHDEFWEHYWPVVITQSPSRSTVGARLNRAPYFTEWVRQSLEKELGDELLYTGGLKVYTSIDIRKQEIAEEELRKALRDQDRISFGMNNRYVGGADKSLVGLYNLFGSIFPVGVPYVTSLDEKQKFRQALEGSISDSLELLTILSPSENEHSGIKEYRKLSAIFARNLHVEGAFVTLDHRTGFITTMVGGSKFTPKNQFNRAMQARRQTGSAFKPFVYAAGINERAVGSGTGLMDAPLTTITEEGEGWSPQDISGDFRGMVPLNRALNLSLNIVSVQVLLRAGVDAVIDFASKATKVPKQRFPTGPALALGVAELTPMEMAQGYAIIANRGRNVIPITIRYVLDQSGNILMNREQEVRAELAAQSEDGSIQVIPEGTAYIIKQMLIGVATAGTPTAALRSDQFGANYKGESGGKTGSTSSYTNAWYCGFDPHLTSVVYMGFDKSSISLGKGQTAAALSAPIWGRVYRRFYEGSEYPSFKTNPDPVPEDVVGGSVCAFNGLSPNENCPRASNLFLKPDSIAGRTRAVPANRQCDGDRDHYRSLDLVNFLKDEYGFTEEELGKKE from the coding sequence ATGGAAATAGAAGATAAAAAGAAACTTTCGATCACACTTTGGATTTTTTTCACGATGGCGATTCTTGGTGGTCTTTTCTTCGGATACATTGTGTCCGAAGTCTCAGAAGGTAAAGAACTTGCAAGACTTGCTACTTACCAACCGACAACACCAACAAAATTGTATGACGTCAATGGAATTCTATTCTCTGAGTTGTATCGTCATAGACAAGAGCTTTTAAAATTTGATGATATTCCACCTCATGTTGTGAATGCATTTCTATCAGTAGAAGATGATAATTTTTACAATCATTTTGGGATAGACTTCAAGGCTATACTAAGAGCTGCGATTGTAAATACAGTGAATCTAAGAATCGTACAGGGTGGATCAACTCTGACGCAACAGCTTGCGAAAACTGTATTGCAGAATCGCAAAAAAACTTTTGCGCGTAAATTCATTGAGGCACTTCTTACACTTCAAATTGAACAGGAATATTCTAAAGAAGAAATTCTCGAAATCTATTTCAATCTTATTTATTTAGGTCATGGAACGACCGGACTCAGCTCAGCATCTTCTGTGTATTTCCAAAAAGATGTAAGAGACCTGACCATTGCAGAAGCAGCAATACTTGCAAGGCTTCCCAAGGCTCCTGTCAAATATTCCCCATTTAAGAATCCATCGATTGCTAAGGGATCGCATAAAGAAATCTTGAAGATCATGGCAAAGCATGGCCATATCCCAGAAGAGACTGTAGACAAAATCCATGATGAATTCTGGGAACACTATTGGCCTGTAGTGATCACTCAATCTCCGTCTAGAAGCACAGTAGGTGCTAGGTTGAATCGAGCTCCTTACTTTACTGAGTGGGTTAGACAATCTCTAGAAAAAGAACTCGGTGATGAACTACTTTATACAGGTGGGCTTAAGGTTTATACATCCATTGATATTCGTAAGCAAGAAATTGCTGAAGAAGAATTGCGTAAGGCACTGCGAGATCAAGATCGTATTTCATTTGGGATGAACAACAGATATGTTGGTGGAGCTGACAAATCACTGGTAGGTTTGTACAACTTGTTCGGATCAATCTTTCCAGTTGGTGTTCCATATGTCACAAGTCTTGATGAGAAACAGAAATTTAGGCAGGCATTAGAAGGTTCCATTTCAGATAGTCTCGAACTACTTACTATCTTGAGTCCTTCGGAGAATGAGCATTCCGGAATAAAAGAATATAGAAAACTATCAGCTATTTTTGCAAGAAACCTTCATGTCGAAGGAGCTTTTGTAACTCTCGATCATAGAACGGGTTTTATAACCACTATGGTTGGAGGAAGCAAATTCACGCCTAAGAATCAATTCAACCGTGCTATGCAAGCGAGGCGCCAAACTGGATCTGCCTTTAAGCCTTTTGTTTATGCAGCTGGAATTAATGAAAGAGCAGTTGGTTCGGGAACAGGTCTTATGGATGCCCCGCTAACAACGATTACTGAGGAAGGTGAAGGTTGGTCTCCGCAAGATATTTCTGGTGATTTCCGTGGCATGGTTCCTTTGAACCGAGCTCTCAATCTTTCATTGAATATTGTATCCGTTCAAGTTCTATTGAGAGCGGGTGTGGATGCTGTGATTGATTTCGCATCGAAGGCTACAAAAGTTCCTAAGCAAAGATTTCCAACTGGTCCGGCTCTAGCCTTGGGTGTTGCAGAACTCACTCCAATGGAAATGGCACAAGGATATGCAATCATTGCGAATCGTGGACGTAATGTAATTCCTATTACTATTCGCTATGTTCTAGACCAAAGTGGCAATATACTTATGAACCGCGAACAAGAAGTTCGCGCTGAACTCGCTGCTCAATCGGAAGATGGAAGCATACAAGTGATTCCAGAAGGTACAGCTTATATCATCAAGCAGATGTTAATTGGTGTAGCCACTGCTGGAACACCAACTGCAGCATTGAGATCAGACCAATTCGGAGCAAACTATAAGGGTGAATCTGGTGGCAAAACAGGATCCACTTCATCTTATACCAATGCCTGGTATTGCGGATTTGATCCTCACCTAACCAGTGTAGTCTACATGGGCTTCGACAAAAGTTCTATTTCTCTTGGCAAAGGGCAGACTGCTGCTGCTTTATCTGCACCCATTTGGGGAAGGGTCTATCGTAGATTCTATGAAGGCAGTGAATATCCAAGCTTTAAGACAAATCCTGATCCCGTTCCAGAAGATGTTGTTGGCGGATCTGTCTGTGCTTTCAATGGTCTATCTCCGAATGAAAATTGTCCTCGCGCCTCCAATTTATTCCTCAAACCGGATTCAATTGCGGGACGAACAAGAGCTGTTCCTGCAAATCGACAATGCGATGGAGACCGGGATCATTATCGATCCCTGGATCTAGTTAATTTCTTGAAAGATGAATACGGATTTACCGAAGAAGAATTGGGCAAAAAAGAATAA
- a CDS encoding MBL fold metallo-hydrolase, whose product MKVTLFGVRGSMPAPLRNKEYRDKMVETLSLFAQSKHAATQDVAGFWKTLPPRLRHTAGGDTTCVGVQSNSDTNYVIDFGTGARTLGDSMVSKILAYKGEYILNIFITHTHWDHIQALPFFKPMYFPNVTLRFHSPYPDLDARLSRQMEKEFFPITFHATSSKKEFILFEPGDVLKFEDDRVQVEVHPLKHPGNSYAYKFTEDKKVFIFATDAEFTGEDLEYIRGIAPFFGMADLLVLDSQYTLDESFAKFDWGHTAYTMAVNIAHNWKVRNLALTHHEPAYNDEKVYGIWEDAVEHRNALGASKLKIHLAREGMTFTL is encoded by the coding sequence GTGAAAGTCACTTTATTTGGTGTAAGAGGATCGATGCCTGCTCCGTTGAGAAACAAGGAGTATAGGGACAAAATGGTTGAGACTCTATCACTTTTTGCCCAATCTAAACATGCTGCGACTCAAGATGTTGCTGGCTTCTGGAAAACTCTTCCTCCGAGACTGCGTCATACTGCTGGTGGGGATACTACTTGTGTTGGCGTGCAGAGCAATTCCGACACTAATTATGTAATCGATTTCGGGACGGGTGCAAGAACTCTCGGAGACTCGATGGTTTCCAAGATCTTAGCATATAAGGGCGAATATATATTAAATATTTTTATCACCCATACGCATTGGGATCATATCCAAGCATTGCCTTTTTTCAAACCCATGTATTTTCCCAATGTAACTCTTCGATTCCATTCGCCATATCCTGACTTGGATGCACGATTGAGTCGACAGATGGAAAAAGAGTTTTTCCCGATAACATTTCATGCAACTTCATCTAAGAAAGAATTTATTTTATTCGAACCTGGTGATGTTTTGAAATTCGAAGATGATCGAGTTCAAGTGGAAGTTCATCCTCTCAAGCATCCGGGCAATTCTTATGCTTATAAATTTACAGAGGATAAGAAAGTTTTTATTTTCGCAACGGATGCAGAGTTCACGGGTGAAGATTTAGAATACATTCGCGGGATTGCACCGTTTTTTGGAATGGCTGACTTACTCGTCTTAGATTCTCAATATACACTGGATGAGTCTTTTGCCAAATTTGACTGGGGACATACCGCTTACACGATGGCTGTAAACATCGCTCACAATTGGAAAGTTCGAAATCTTGCTTTGACTCATCACGAACCAGCGTATAACGACGAAAAAGTCTACGGAATTTGGGAGGATGCAGTCGAGCATCGAAATGCATTAGGTGCATCTAAATTAAAAATTCATTTAGCTCGGGAAGGAATGACTTTTACATTATAA
- a CDS encoding rhomboid family intramembrane serine protease, with protein sequence MASPYGYQLRFGPSLTPVVRNLIIINAILFVLQFFTNAIGAGGVIESIFALNSAQVSNLWVWQLLTYAFLHADIVHILFNMLFLWMFGSELENFWNSDIFLKFYLFCCLVGGVFSYVGSFITGPTLVLGASGGVYGAMLAYAMVWPNRELLVMGIIPMKAKYFILIPMVLIFFSQSEHIAHAAHAGGLAGGFLFVKFFDRFRNYFNWSFSPSRYLQRRRMRKYQEEMEMRTNAKEKVDELLEKISKQGMNSLSRKEKNFLNTASKEYFEE encoded by the coding sequence ATGGCATCACCCTACGGATACCAACTGAGATTTGGTCCATCACTTACACCCGTCGTTCGCAATCTTATCATCATCAATGCTATTCTATTTGTATTGCAGTTTTTTACAAATGCCATTGGGGCTGGTGGTGTGATTGAGAGTATTTTTGCACTCAACTCAGCTCAGGTTTCCAACCTCTGGGTCTGGCAATTGTTAACCTATGCATTTCTGCATGCCGATATCGTGCATATCTTATTTAATATGTTATTTCTATGGATGTTTGGATCAGAATTGGAAAATTTCTGGAATTCGGATATTTTTCTCAAATTCTATTTATTCTGCTGTCTCGTCGGTGGAGTCTTTAGCTATGTGGGAAGCTTCATCACAGGACCGACTCTTGTTCTAGGAGCATCGGGTGGAGTCTACGGAGCCATGTTAGCTTATGCGATGGTCTGGCCAAATCGCGAATTGCTTGTGATGGGAATCATTCCAATGAAAGCTAAATATTTTATTCTAATACCGATGGTACTGATCTTCTTTTCTCAATCCGAACATATTGCACATGCGGCGCATGCTGGTGGACTAGCCGGAGGATTTCTATTTGTCAAATTTTTTGATAGATTCCGAAATTATTTCAATTGGAGTTTCTCTCCGTCTCGCTATTTACAGCGACGAAGAATGCGAAAATACCAAGAAGAAATGGAAATGAGAACCAATGCAAAAGAAAAAGTAGATGAGCTTCTGGAAAAAATTTCTAAACAAGGAATGAATTCCCTCAGTCGAAAAGAAAAAAATTTCTTGAATACCGCATCCAAAGAATATTTCGAAGAGTAG
- a CDS encoding lipoate--protein ligase family protein, with the protein MSIFLFQQKSIPNPYFQLALEEAIALNLSDSDYTAGIRIWRNIKSIVLGISEKESLTIKKETLETFRQYFKDDLYKDLTNKNTNFQKRNNLRLRKENTKQSNTLSLVRRASGGGTVYQDWPGNLNFSLFVNTNVKKELYPVQNSYDILLGIAIKALGKQGYQLVSAGKSDLSVQDSSGNLKKISGNAQFRKKNTIVQHGTLILSPTLFEEVEKYQLHPPEEPNYRNKRSHKDFLTHLDMGVDEDKLGADLAIELANYMDSENHSTHAESTARKFSIQKSFLNSCIQRAYTLAKSKYLTEDWLFRG; encoded by the coding sequence TTGTCCATTTTTCTCTTTCAACAAAAAAGTATTCCGAATCCTTACTTCCAGCTCGCACTAGAAGAGGCAATTGCTCTGAATCTTTCTGATTCAGACTATACTGCGGGAATTCGAATCTGGAGGAATATAAAATCAATAGTTCTTGGAATATCAGAAAAAGAATCCCTTACAATTAAGAAGGAAACCTTAGAAACATTCAGACAATACTTCAAAGATGATTTATACAAAGATTTAACAAACAAAAATACAAATTTCCAAAAAAGAAATAACCTAAGATTAAGAAAGGAAAACACAAAACAATCGAATACATTATCTCTCGTTAGGCGAGCCTCAGGTGGTGGAACCGTTTATCAAGACTGGCCTGGCAATCTAAATTTCTCCCTCTTTGTGAATACAAATGTAAAAAAAGAACTCTATCCAGTTCAAAATTCCTATGATATTCTTCTAGGAATTGCAATTAAAGCTTTGGGTAAACAGGGCTATCAATTGGTATCGGCAGGAAAATCTGACCTTAGTGTCCAAGACAGTTCTGGGAATTTGAAAAAAATTTCCGGGAATGCACAGTTTAGAAAAAAGAATACAATTGTTCAGCATGGAACTTTGATTTTAAGTCCGACTCTTTTTGAAGAAGTTGAGAAATACCAACTCCACCCGCCAGAAGAACCGAATTATAGAAACAAAAGAAGCCATAAAGATTTTCTCACTCATTTGGATATGGGTGTAGACGAGGATAAACTTGGAGCCGATCTCGCGATTGAATTGGCAAATTATATGGATAGCGAGAATCATTCAACTCATGCTGAATCAACTGCTCGAAAATTTTCCATTCAGAAATCTTTTCTCAATTCTTGCATTCAGCGCGCTTACACTCTCGCTAAGTCAAAATATCTCACAGAGGATTGGCTTTTTCGAGGATAA
- a CDS encoding energy transducer TonB, whose protein sequence is MRFNLFQVCVGFSILLHASAMGAYYIATLPSEADLEYKEWEDLEVDFQEIPPELIGGTSSPAPVEKNEWVEGSNKNADDPIDDDINPNALSGDGTDKDGFLFSYNGDKMPVPIIDFDLKQYFPDQAKAANISEKTVILLVQIDERGSVQSAKIASGKAGFGFDEAAMRIIDRIRFSPGYVQGKPVKMSHRVPIRFSLDE, encoded by the coding sequence ATGAGATTCAATCTATTCCAAGTCTGTGTAGGTTTCTCAATTCTACTCCATGCCTCGGCTATGGGAGCGTATTATATTGCGACTTTACCTTCTGAAGCAGATTTGGAATACAAAGAATGGGAAGATTTGGAAGTGGATTTTCAAGAAATACCTCCTGAACTGATTGGTGGAACTTCAAGCCCTGCACCTGTTGAAAAAAATGAATGGGTGGAAGGTTCCAATAAGAATGCGGATGATCCGATTGATGATGACATCAACCCAAATGCCCTTTCTGGTGATGGAACAGACAAAGATGGTTTCCTATTTTCGTATAACGGAGATAAGATGCCTGTTCCGATTATAGATTTTGATCTCAAGCAGTATTTTCCTGATCAAGCTAAGGCAGCAAATATCAGTGAGAAAACAGTTATTCTATTGGTGCAGATTGACGAGCGTGGCTCTGTTCAATCGGCAAAGATTGCGTCTGGCAAAGCGGGATTTGGTTTTGATGAAGCTGCAATGAGAATCATAGATCGGATCCGATTTTCTCCTGGATATGTTCAAGGCAAACCTGTAAAGATGAGTCATCGAGTACCCATTCGATTTTCTTTAGATGAATAA
- a CDS encoding ExbD/TolR family protein, with protein MASISSNDEEITGINITPMVDVILVLLVIFMVTANFLQKESININLPKAEQADPNIAESVQVAIMKNGEILHEGKEITGENLFKILNRDSKIKPNMRLTLSADSGLNYGKVTELMGVIRKAGVTRIALSVKKG; from the coding sequence ATGGCTTCAATATCATCCAATGATGAAGAAATTACCGGGATCAATATTACACCGATGGTGGATGTAATTTTGGTGTTGCTCGTAATTTTTATGGTGACTGCAAATTTTCTTCAAAAGGAATCAATCAATATCAATTTGCCAAAAGCCGAGCAAGCTGATCCTAATATTGCAGAATCCGTGCAAGTCGCAATTATGAAGAATGGAGAGATTCTCCATGAAGGAAAAGAAATTACAGGTGAGAATTTATTTAAAATATTGAATCGAGATTCCAAGATCAAACCAAATATGAGATTGACTCTATCAGCCGATTCTGGATTGAATTATGGCAAGGTTACTGAGTTAATGGGAGTTATACGAAAAGCGGGTGTGACAAGGATCGCTCTCTCGGTAAAAAAAGGATGA